In Burkholderiaceae bacterium DAT-1, the genomic stretch CGTGCTGCGAGCTGAATCGTCCTTTTTGCCTTGCCGCTTGTAAATCAGCGTCTTGTCCCTCATTTCAGACATATCGACTATCAGGTAAAATGCGCCGCTTTGCTGTGTCGCAGCATCAATTATTGCCGTGCCGCATCCATCATGGGTGCAGGAGAAACCGTTTCATGAGTGAATCCCAAGACACCCTGCTCGAATTTCCGTGCCGCTTTCCCATCAAGATCATGGGCGCGCATCACGACGAATTCACCACCACCATGCTGCATGTTGTTCGTGGCCATGCGCCCGACGTGACAGAACTGGACGTTGAAATGCGTGCCAGTTCCGGCGGACGGTTTCTATCGGTCACTATTACCATCACGGCGCACTCCAAGCCGCAGCTGGATAATCTGTACCGCGAACTGACCGCGCACCCGATGGTGAAGGTGGTCCTGTGAAGCCAGAAGGCGAACTGCTGTCCGATATCGAAGGCCAGGCGCGTTCGCAGTGGCTGGGCAAGGTGGAATACGAGCCTACCTGGCGTGCCATGCAGGCCTTTACCGATGCGCGCTCCGAGTCGACGCCGGATGAGCTCTGGCTGCTCGAACACCCGCCCGTGTATACACAAGGGCAGGCGGGCAAACCCGAACATGTGCTGAATCCGGGCAATATTCCGATTATCCAGATTGATCGCGGTGGTCAGGTGACCTACCACGGCCCCGGCCAGTTGGTGGCTTATCCGTTGATTGACCTCACCCGCCGCAAGCTGGGTGTACGCGAACTGGTGCGCCGCATCGAGCAATCGGTCATCGATCTGCTTGCTGATTTTGATATTCACGCCTATGGCAAGGTGGATGCGCCCGGCGTGTATGTTGATGAAGCCAAAATCGCCAGTATCGGCCTGCGTATCCGCAATGGTAAAAGCTACCACGGCGTGGCT encodes the following:
- a CDS encoding DUF493 domain-containing protein; the encoded protein is MSESQDTLLEFPCRFPIKIMGAHHDEFTTTMLHVVRGHAPDVTELDVEMRASSGGRFLSVTITITAHSKPQLDNLYRELTAHPMVKVVL
- the lipB gene encoding lipoyl(octanoyl) transferase LipB, which translates into the protein MQAFTDARSESTPDELWLLEHPPVYTQGQAGKPEHVLNPGNIPIIQIDRGGQVTYHGPGQLVAYPLIDLTRRKLGVRELVRRIEQSVIDLLADFDIHAYGKVDAPGVYVDEAKIASIGLRIRNGKSYHGVAVNIGMDLEPFSRINPCGYQGLRMVQLNDFGLNETPASLAPRFAAKINTLLALPGTASVSDYALSSTQAS